A single Oryza brachyantha chromosome 8, ObraRS2, whole genome shotgun sequence DNA region contains:
- the LOC102703884 gene encoding zinc transporter ZTP29-like encodes MDPKVAVALALSLIGGLSTSLGALLAILNCAPNNKTLGMLQGFATGLMLSMSFFDLAYDAVNAIGFLKGNLWFFAGALLFSTIAEVFPEPDCNLADENDKHENKTGNKITGKELMTRHRRRVIFSVIVTAIVAGVSLQNFPVGTAAFLGTTKGFRVGLNLALAIALHYIPEGISVALPAYFATCSKWQAFKLATLSGFAEPLGVIIVAYLFPSNLNPEILEGLLGLVGGVMAFLTLYEMLPLAFEYAGRKDAVKAVFVGMAFMSMSLHFLDISLPKEMSA; translated from the exons ATGGATCCCAAGGTTGCTGTTGCTCTCGCTCTGTCCCTTATCGGTGGCCTTAGCACGTCTCTTG GTGCGTTGCTGGCTATCCTAAATTGTGCCCCAAACAACAAAACACTCGGGATGTTACAG gGTTTTGCTACTGGGCTCATGCTGAGCATGTCTTTCTTTGACTTGGCTTATGATGCTGTCAACGCAATTGGTTTTCTAAAAGGAAACCTTTGG TTTTTTGCTGGGGCACTCTTGTTTTCCACTATTGCTGAGGTTTTCCCTGAACCAGATTGCAATTTAGCAGATGAAAATGACAAACAT GAAAATAAGACTGGTAATAAAATAACAGGGAAGGAACTCATGACGAGACACCGCCGAAGAGTAATCTTTAGTGTCATTGTCACAGCAATCG TTGCTGGTGTGAGTTTGCAAAACTTCCCTGTGGGTACTGCTGCATTTCTTGGAACCAcaaag GGCTTCCGTGTGGGCCTTAACTTGGCTCTTGCTATAGCTCTACACTACATCCCAGAG GGTATTTCGGTAGCTCTCCCTGCGTATTTTGCCACTTGCAG CAAATGGCAAGCCTTCAAACTAGCAACGCTATCTGGTTTTGCAGAACCACTAGGTGTGATTATCGTGG CATATCTATTTCCAAGCAACTTGAATCCTGAAATATTGGAAGGCCTACTTGGATTAG TGGGAGGGGTCATGGCTTTTCTAACGTTATATGAAATGCTACCATTAGCATTTGAATACGCAGGACGCAAGGATGCTGTGAAGGCTGTATTTGTTGGCATGGCTTTTATGTCCATGAG